tcgatgatctgcgaaacctgcatggaatcagcgggagtgtaagagacatcttgaaggacgatccagcaagagtagcagcgcttgtctgctacctaaaagatgccgaactatTTTTTTAGATCTAGCGTttgaacaatggatcagtcaagaagatccttgttccttcccctccacgatgaaggggaataagaacacgtcggcatcttcaacggcacggcttcctctccactggcctggagccatggtccgaggacatccatgccatctggtccaacaagcaaacagcaagttctttgttaagtcatgtctcgcaaaaggatttatatgtgttgaatttttacgtccaatttttatgtgataattttatgtgcaatctgttcccaacgaaaccttgcggcaatgccgtcgataaagaggcgaaccagcccaggaggctgaaatcctctcaaataaagaataaaaaaaaatgggtgggttatatctaagatataaccgcaaggttgacgtgggactaccttagcttagcaatcatatgtttgtattgattaaatttttgattgaatgaaacattttccgagttcaattgaatttaatatatttgctttgtgggtAAAAAGTTTGTatgatgccatgtaaggtcaattcatgcaatatGATAGATtgtgttcttcattacaagtaaatttaggaCTGCCATCCTTTTACGTTCGGTATGATGGCATCTTTGTTCTGAAGTctttgttaggcaaacacatttcagtcggaacaaaatacccccgattttcatgaatttgcaatgacaatttccccaggcaccttggttcagATGTCTGTATTGgagaaacacattttagtcggaacaaaaatgccctcgaattacatgtagtgatccccgataatcgttcgactaatcgattttttcgattaattcgatcgaataatcgaacgaatactgcgcaactaaTAATCGATGCGAACAAATAATTTTCATCGATTCATCGATCCAAActcagagaaaaaaaacgtacggccgctgcagatTTATCCTGtaattcaatcattatctttgacgctcccctaaactcgtaaaagaAGCTCAATACCGCGAATTGAGATTCCTTAaccagtttaggggagcgtagaagataatgattagttttcaggcagaatgaacacttttttgattccagatggctttctagcaaatgagaaatattagtataactaattatttctctcagtgtaacgattaatcaattaatagattatttggggcgattaatcgtatcgaataacaaactgctgaaaagtattcgaatagctgatgaacgattaatttaaaaaatcggggatcactacttacatgtatttgcaatgccaatttccccacgctccatggatttgaagtctgtgttagggaaacatatttcagtcggaacaaaaataccccaaactttcatgtacttgcaatgcagatttccccaagtctgcttggttttgatggctgtgttggggaaaccgtaaatcgggccaatcaaaacaaggcaGGTAGGGCGTTTTGATGACGCTTAAcactttacagttattcaattgtttctgttatgaaaaataacattttattaattgcgatagaagcgttgaaatattccctatcaattgatgtaaacatctttccgatccagtaagaaatgtacgagttataagcattcggaatctttcatttttccctgcatgttctgtgtttagattttcattttaccccccatatactccggttagacgtagtcccacgtcaaaaattaaaattttcacatcacgtTATCTAATTACGTGAATCACGCGTTtctgacttttatttaaccatttatcCTTTGATCCCGATATATATTATACTAGATCGCTTGACTTGTATTTTACTTAACTGATTtacatatattttatttttcattttttgctgTTATTATTGTAACCAAGAATATCAGAGGATTATAGTGATGTTATTTATTGTgttgaatgtaaaaaaaaagaaaatgataCGAGTAAACTCGTGACATGTGTGTACTGCTTCGCTAGTGCTCACTTCAAATGCCGTAAAATTATAGGAATTGCTATTCATAAAGTCAGAGAGAACTTGTTTTTTTGCTCCCCCAAGTGTTCTGATATCTACAGAAAAATAATGGAAGTGCAAAATTTTCGCTCGGTAATGATAGCTGAGCTTAgcgctgaaataaaaaaaactgttactGATGTGGTATCTGCTCAATTTGAAGATATGAAGGTTGAAGTGAACACCATCGTTAAAGCTATTGAAGAATCGCAGCAGTTTATCTCGTCAAAATTTGATGGTATAGCGATAGATGTTCAAGATTTAAAAGCAGATAGCATTCGTTTGAATAAAGAGGTagatgaactgaagaagttccaGTCGACCCTGAAGGCGTTGGTTAACAAATTGGAAGTATGGTCGGAAAAGACCAATAGGGACTCCATCTGCAATAATGCAGTTATTCTTGGTGTTCcatttcaagcaaatgaaaatacTCCTGATTTGGTAGCAAAAGTGGCTAAAAGTATTGGTGCCGATCTGCCTTCTGATGCATTGTTATCAGCTGCTCGAATAGCTAGTTCGAATACACCAACTAACAAACTGGTTCCAATTAGAATCGTGTTCAAAGATAAATCGATGAAGGAGTTGCTTTTTTCGACGAAAAGGAAGCATGGCCAACTGCTATCATCTTCCATTGATCGATCATTGATGGTAAATGGGAAAACAACGAATGTTGCCATCCGGGATGAATTGACTTCGCTCTCTCTTGAATTTTTGAACGCGCGaattgcagaaaaaaatgaatctgAAATATGTTTGGGCTGGCAGGGATGGTGTTATATTAGTAAAAAGGAATGAGAACTCGAAACCAGAAACAATCAGGAATCGTAACGATCTTATCAGTTTCATTCATCAATCCTCAGCTTATTTATCTCAGAATTCTCCTTCCCCCAAGAGAAAGAGAAGTGATAAACATTAATGCCTTCTTTTTTACttcaaaacaaataacaatgacCAATGTAGATGTAAACAATTTCTCTCACTACAACTTGGATGATTTTAACAAACATCTTCCTGAATATAATGCAAATAATTTACGCATTTTACAGTGGAACATTAGAGGCATGAATGAACTAAGTAAATTTGATCATATTCTTCAGACACTCGATCATTGCCGAAATCCGATTGATGTGATCGTTGTAGGGGAAACATGGGTTAAAACGGAAAACAAGTCACTGTACAATATTCCAGGATATAATTCTGTTTTCTCATGCAGAGGTGAGGTAACTCTAGTGGAGGATTGGCTATATTCGTCAGAAACGATATACCATGTACTATTCTAAGTAATATACACGATGATGGATTTCACCATATTAATGTTGAGCTTGTCTTGAGTGGAATTATAATATTCATGGGTTTTATCGACCCCCATCATATGAAATTAACTGCTTCTTAAACACTTTAGAAAACCTTTTAGATTCTATTGATGAGACTCGTTCATATTTCCTTGTTGGTGATGTCAATATTCCAATTAATCATCAAAACAACAATGTGGTCAGAAAATATAGATCATTATTGGAGTCTTTTGGGTTTGCATGTTTAAATACCTTTCCTACCAGACCAATAAGTTCGAACATTCTTgatcatgttatttgcaaaattGAAGATATTCCGCGATCAAGGAATGACACCATTCATACTGATGTGAGTGATCACTGTATACTTATACTGTCTATCAAATTGCATGGCGATAGGCAAAAAGTGATCCTTACCAAAACTGTCATCGACCGCCGGAAGCTGGATATGGACTTCAAAAGTATTTTGAACAATCTTGAGCCAGTTCAGAATGTTGATTCCTGCTTTTCCTTTTTTATATCTACTTATAATTCGCTGTTAACTAAACACTCAAAACTCATTAGGAAGCAGGTTGACACAAAAGGGATTTCTTGTCCGTGGATGACGTTCAATCTTTGGTCGTTGATAAAAATGAATAACTACGTTAAGCGGGTGAAAAGAAATCCGAATGATAATCATTTTCGAGATCTTTTGAAACACATATCCAACAAAGTGAGttcaatggaaaaaaaatactaaaaaatcaTATTATGATAATCTGTTGAATAGCACCTCTCATGCGAAAATGTGGAAGAACATAAATCTTATCTTCGGAAAATCTGCTAAAGCTGAATCAATAACGCTGGttaaggatggcgtgaaatataGCGACAATCAGGAAACATGCGAAATATTCAACGATTTTTTCGTTAATGTAGGACAAAAATTAGCTGACTCAATTCACATCGATCCTTCTATGAAGCCTCGTTCAAACATACAACGGGTTTCAGAAACGATTTATTTGGCTCCAGCTTTGGAGAATGAAGTTATTTTACTCATAAACGACCTAGAACGGAATGAAAGTTGCGGTTTCGACcatatttcaactgaaattctCAAAAGTAACTCCACTGTTTTCTCACGTATTCTGTCGAAAGCcttcaataaaattttggaaACAGGTTACTACCCGGATTTTCTGAAAACTGCTAGGGTTGTTCCTATTTACAAATCGGGAGACGCATGTGATCCTAGCAATTATCGTCCAATTTCAACGTTGtcaattttcaataaaatactAGTCAAACATAAAGTATTGTATGACTTGCAGTATGGTTTTCGAAAAGGGAGTAGTACATCTACCGCAACTGCTGAATTGTTGGATGAAGTTATAAATGGAATTGATTCTAAGCAAGTAGTTGGTGCGCTTTTCTTAGATTTGCGTAAAGTATTCGACACTTTGAACCACTCCATTCTGCTGAAAAAACTCGATAGCTATGGAATCAGGGGTGTTGCAAACGACGTGATTCGCTATTTGTCAGGAAGAAAACAGTTTGTAGCAGTAGGTGTTTCTAGCAGTTCAACGTTGAAGGGAACTCCGcgtctttttgcagatgataccgCACTTTTCTATCCCCAAACTAATGTTGAGCAAATAGTCTGTAGCATGAATCATGATTTGAAGATTCTTTCTGAATACTTCGCAGCCAACCTTCTTTCACTAAACGCCTCCAAGACTAAATGTATGTTTTTCCATTCTTCTAGAAAATCTATCCCACAGCACAGCAGTGTTATACTAAATTCATGTGTAATCGAAGAAGTCAAATCATTCAAGTATTTGGGTCTGATTTTGGACTCAACACTCTCCTGGTTTGGTCACGTCGAATATATTGAGAAGAAAGTTTCATCTCTTTGTGGAATTATTCGCAGGGTTAGCCATTTCGTAGCACGCAGCATTctcttaaaattttattttgctcACGTCCATTCGTACCTTAACTATCTTGTTATAGCCTGGGGTCGAGCATGCAAATCTCACTTGAGGAAACTTCAAACTCTCCAAAACAGATGCTTGAAAACTATATTTAAAAAACCAGTATTGTTCCCTACTCTGCAACTATATACAGACAGTTCCCATAACATTCTTCCAGTAGTTAGCCTTTGCGACATGCAATCAATTATGTTTGTTCACGACACCCTTTATAACAACAACTTCCATCATTCTATCCAGATACCTTCCACTAGCCATAGTTATCCGACCAGAAATTCTAACAATTTAAGATTATTAAGAGCACACACACAGTTTGGTCAAAAGAGGATTTCAATtgttggtccaaaaaattataacgCATTGCCTACTGAACTGAAACGAATTAGTAATCGcagcatattcaaaatcaaacaTTAAACGTTTCTTAAGGAAAATCTACATGACATCCTTGGTTGAGTAACATTAGTATGATCTACCAGAAACCTTAACAAGTTAACAACATAAATGTAAATTTGTAATGGTTCTATATGTCTTAGACCAGTGAGTCCCTTAAAAGGAATCTTTTTCCACTGGGACTTCACACCCATTTCAAAGAAATGACTTTAGCTGTcacacacatttttttttaaatttttagttttcttctcagctcatttttattagttttttttgttacatattttttttgctgcacAGTTCGAGCTGAGATAGTTGCGTCCACTACCAGGGGGCTTATTCGAGCTCTTTGGTGTGGGGGATAGCGgagggtaaaaaaaaataaatttatctatACAttcccaacattgttactgaatattttctttataatataaatctgtcttcaaaaacaattttcgtatgagttttaaaaataactttcattcataattttatttttaaatacgcattctttccgcctgaaaatctattattctttgacgctcccctgaactagtgaacgaagctcaatgccgtcaacgcgagtacacagtgttgacgtctggtggcaatatTCCAGATTGGGACCCAAACCGTTCTCTATCAGATTGAAAGGCCCAAAGCAAGGTATGTATATGGGaaggtagtctggactgactagtACATCAATAGTAGTGAGTCTGTGACGTGagctttgcaagtatcatggaacggtataataaatttgtctaaataagtttatttcttttgtatttagcttaatgtatatatttattcattgcagcgtAAAGATAATATGTTTAGATTCAGAACCTAATCAAAACATAGGGTAAATTGTGGTTCTGTAATTCGGATTTTAGCTTCCTGAAGCTCTCTGTAGCTCTTCGATATCTCCTGTAGCAGTGCTTGAATTAAGCCATCAGAACCGGCTGAATCGCTAGGTTTTTCATTAGAGATGTTGATGGTGCTTCTTCCGATTTCCTTTGACGGAATATTCCTCTCGGGATAGTCTTGTTAGAAAGCTGGGCCGATTCCGCGGATGTTACGGATGTTTTTACTGGATTCAACTCTTGCTTGATGTCAATCAATACCTTTCAGCGAGCCATCCGGTTTTGATTTCCCGAGGTATGAGAATCGTTGGCCTTTCTGACAGTAGgaacagctaaaaataaacTGTTTTGTGTATTAATTGTATAATCTGGATTTGTTTGAATTTACCTGTTGGTATCAGTTTTCGACGATATTGTCCTACCAAGCCATCGATACGCACGAAACAATCTGGACTGAAGTGAAGCGTGCAAAGCGACTGACTTTTATTTTTCCCTACTCATGAGTGAAAATTATCAAGCTAACTGCCAACACTGGCAAATCATATGCATGCCAAAAACTTAAACGAGAGCTTTCGGAGCGAAAACAACATCCTAAAGTTCTCGCACCAACACACAGCTTACAATTCACGATCGCTCTATTATGTCGCACTTACCTTCGATGTCACATCGCGTTGATCAAGCCTTCTGCTCTGTTTCACTCCGCTATATCCGCTATCTCTCACTTGTTGcttttctttttaaatttaacGACTATTATCAGCTAGCACTTCCTCTTTAATTCACTGGTATTGTCAATTCTAAATGCCATACAAATCGATACGCTTTTCTGGCACTATTGCGTTACTTCCTGATCAGCTACAGACGATTGATTTCGATTAACATCTTCACCACAAACTCAAAATTCTCTAATCTCGCCAAAATATCGCactccaaaaaatcgaaaagcaaATTTCCACCGTCGCTAACTGCACTTCAAAATTGACTGCCCTTTTCTTTTTGCGTGCTCGTGATTCCCCGTCCGAAAGCTTTCTCTTGCTTTTTGGTATTCAGTCACTCTTTCTCGCCGACGTGACACTCTCACAGAGAAGCTTTCTCCCAGTGAGCTCTTTCGCTTAATTTATGCTGAGTGCCATGTGCGACATGAAAGATGTATTGCGAATATGTTGGTATGCAAAATTTCATAGAGGTTCTAAGCTAGTGAGCTTCAATGCTTCAATGTGACCATGCTAACTAGGGTTGCTACACAACCCCCCatgaaaattaagtttttgtgaCGATTCACAAAAAACTCTCTAaatttttattatgattttTATGTGGGGATGGTTGTGAGAATTTACTTTCAATTTCAATACAGTGTTCTTTAAAATTATGCAGCTTTTTTCTGCTCAAAATTGTCAACTGTGGTAACATAATACCCATTTTGATCCTTACTCAACGCAAGCCTTTTGCTCGCCAAAACAACAATCTGTGAATTCagtcaaatataaaaaaaatatcaatattttctatgaatttatgtgggattcatagaaaatattgaaattttttttaaaaagaaaaaattgcatgaaaaattCATATTCACATTATGTTTATAtaatttgttatttatttgatAGGACCAACTGGATGCTTGCCGATATATCCTGGAAATGGGGGCATTTCCTTCACCTTGAACGTCATGAGCCCATTTTGAAGGTTATAATACCGCGCCTTCTACCCGCGTTACTTTTGACTTGGTTGATTTCATGACGAGCTCCACAATCGTACAAAACGTGTTCAGTTGAATCCTTTCGCccaactttttcaaaacaatggaTTTTTGAAGACATTTCTCGCAAAGAATTGAAGAGAAAAGAAGACATTTCTTCCGAATGGTCATATTCATCAGGAAtcgatgaaatgataatttgtgggatatgttttcataattcgagtTGTACTCGAGCTGGGTACCACTCATCGAGCCATAGGATTgtctgaaaatgaaaaaaatattatataaatatactagttgacccggcaaacttcgtcccgcccaacaattgttttttgttatcaataccttcaaacataaaGTCTAATCACTATagatacatttattgcaccctaaaaccatcacatgccaaatttggtttcatttgcttcattaattttcgagtaatgcagaaatttgtgtttcatttgtatggcagctcccccttagagagaggggtgaagagtctaatcaccatagaaacatttattgcaccctaaaacctctatatgcctaatttggtttcatttgcatgattgATTCTGTTCTTTTTCGTGAGAACAAACACCGTCTTCGTAGCAGCTGACTTAGCAGCTTCAAAGCTGTAATTTATTATTTCAATTAGTTACAAATTCAGGTAAGTATTCTAATCTTACATTTCAGTTTTCTTCTGTTCTTTTTACAGGTTCGTTTAATCCTGGATGGACGATTCCAGATTGATCTAAAGGTAAGTACATCACAGGTTATGTCCGTTTCCATTTCTCTTTCAGATTACATACCTCGAATTCAGTAATTTTCCACTTACTACGTAGCACTACACTACAATATTTACTCACAAATTCTAAATATCTATCTACTCTTTTAACTCCGATATAAATactttttccacttgtttaatTTTACTCAAAGAACTTGATGCAAACGCTAATTCACTGGTGcaattgtttttgttgtttacaTCTATACGTCATACCGTTCACTTCGCCCGACAATGTCGTTTCGCTCGTGAGGGTTCGGCTAATCGGTTCACCACCTTTTCGCCGCAACGAGGGGTATCGGCGACATCCCCCGCCCCGTGAACCATTTCCGTTCCCGAATCATATACGTCCGACTTCTTGTAGTTACCTTCTACATCTAGAACCGCTAATTTAACCGCAGGTCTGGCGAAGACTCCTCTAGCTGTCTGAACGGTAGCCCGTCTCACCTGCCCAGATTTGTCTGGAAAGGTTTCCAGTACGCGTCCTCGCTCCCAGCTATTCCTCGTGTTTTCGTCGACTATCACGACCAGATCGCCAGGTTTCATCGGCTTCACGGCTTCGAACCACTGCGTGCGTCGTGTCAACATTGGGAGATACTCCCGTACCCATCTACGCCAAAAGTCATCCACAATATGCTGCGCCAGCTTCCAGCTGTCACGAAGGATGTTTCCACTCACAGGATTGGCGACTGGTTGCTTGATGCCGGTTGATCCACACAGCAAAAAGTGATTTGGCGTGAGTGCCTCATCGTCTTCCATATCCAGGGGAACGTAGGTCAACGGTCGCGAGTTAATAATCGCTTCAGCCTCCAACATTATCGTTTCCAACACCTCATCACTTGGATGTCGTGGACTTCCCGATATTGCTTTCATCGCCACTTTCACGGACTTGACCATACGCTCCCACGGTCCTCCCATGTGTGGAGCTGCTGGAACGTTGAAGTGCCACTGGGTATTCGCGTTGGTGAATGTGGCGGCACAGTCCTCAACGATGTTTTGTATTTTCTGCTTCTCCTCTGACAACTGACGATTGGCTCCCACAAAATTCGTGCCATTGTCGGAGAACACTTCTAGTGGAGCACCACGTCTGGCAACAAATCTCCGGAAAGCCATCACGCACGCGTTTGATGAGAGACTGTGGGCCAACTCCAGATGAATAGCCCGTATTGTGAGGCAGGTGAATAAGCAAATCCACCTTTTCACAACACTGCGGCCGACTTTGACTTCGAACGGACCCATGTAATCAACACCAACGTAAGTAAACGGTCGGATGAATGGTGTTAGACGTACCTTCGGTAGCGGGCCCATCAGCGGAGGAACGGGAGTCGCTTTTTTCACCTTGCAGTGCTGACAACTTCGGCTGACTTTCCGTACGAGAACTCGAAGTTTTGGTATATAACACTTCTGTCTTATTTCATTGCAGACTGCTTCCCCGTTGGCATGCAGGAACCGTTCGTGGAAAGAATTACCCAAAAGCAAGGTGATACGATGTTCTCTAGGTAGTACTATGGGATATTTCACTGCGAAGGGGATGGTCGGGGCGTTCCCGATTCGACCTCCTACCCGAATGACTCCGCGTTCATCCAAAAATGGAGCCAACGACTGCAACGGACTTCCCTTTTCAATGCCGCGTTCGCTTTTCAGCCTATGAAACTCCTCCGAATAACCCTGTGCCTGTGCCTGGCGCCAAAGCGTGTCTTTTGCCTTCACAAAATCATCCTGATTCAGAACGTGCCGTGCATCTCTTTCGCCGAGGGTTCTTCTCCAGATTCTCACGGCCAGGTAAACATAAGCCAAAGTTCGGACTAAGCGATTCCACTTTGAAAAGCGTTCGACGTTGATGATTTCTTCAGTTGTTTGGTGTACCGCTACCACTCGAAGTTCTTCGCTTGCTGCATCCGCTCCATTCACAACTACTGACTGCCTAGGCCACATTTCTTTCGGTTCTCGTAAAAATTGTGGACCTTCGAACCAACGGCTTCCTGGATCAAACGATGGTCCCGAATTCCACTTAGTGGCATCGTCTGCCACGTTGTACTTCGATGGTACATAGTACCATTCATCCACGCTGGTGAGCGAAAGAATCTCCCCTACCCGAAATGAAACAAACTGGTGATATCGGCGACTATCCGAGCGAAGCCATGCCAGAACTGTTGCCCTGTTGCCGAGTCCGTCCACAGAAAGCGCTTCCGAATATCAAGGGTGAGTGCTGAACAAACATTTTGCAACAAACGTGATCccatcatggcagcttgaagcTCCAAACGAGGTATTGAGAGCGTTCGAAGTGGTGACACCTTTGTTTTTGCTGCTACCAACGAACACAAGTTCCCCCTGGTGGACGATATTCTAAGATAAGCTACGCACGCACATGCCACTACGCTTGCATCCGTGAAGACGTGGATTTCAACTTCGTCAACCTCCTGTGGTCGAAGATTTCCGAAGAAGCAACGAGGAATTTTCACTTCGTTGATAGCCGCATACAGTGCAATCCATCTACTCCATAGATCATGTAGTTGTTGTGCAATGGGCTCGTCCCAGTTGGTACCCGTTCGCCAGATCTCCTGCATAAGTATTTTGCCCTGCACCACAAAGTGTGCCACGAAGCCTAATGGATCGTACAATTTCATCACGGTACGTAGAACTTGTCTCTTTGTTGGAACTGCTCTATTTTCACCCATGATTCCATCCAACCCTGTCTGTTCGAAGGTGAAGTGATCCACTGCAGGAACCCACACAACTCCTAAGATACGCTCATAGACTCTATCCTTTTCTAGGTTGAGCAACTTGTTGGTTGGCGATCCA
The Toxorhynchites rutilus septentrionalis strain SRP chromosome 2, ASM2978413v1, whole genome shotgun sequence genome window above contains:
- the LOC129764406 gene encoding uncharacterized protein LOC129764406, with the translated sequence MWPRQSVVVNGADAASEELRVVAVHQTTEEIINVERFSKWNRLVRTLAYVYLAVRIWRRTLGERDARHVLNQDDFVKAKDTLWRQAQAQGYSEEFHRLKSERGIEKGSPLQSLAPFLDERGVIRVGGRIGNAPTIPFAVKYPIVLPREHRITLLLGNSFHERFLHANGEAVCNEIRQKCYIPKLRVLVRKVSRSCQHCKVKKATPVPPLMGPLPKVRLTPFIRPFTYVGVDYMGPFEVKVGRSVVKRWICLFTCLTIRAIHLELAHSLSSNACVMAFRRFVARRGAPLEVFSDNGTNFVGANRQLSEEKQKIQNIVEDCAATFTNANTQWHFNVPAAPHMGGPWERMVKSVKVAMKAISGSPRHPSDEVLETIMLEAEAIINSRPLTYVPLDMEDDEALTPNHFLLCGSTGIKQPVANPVSGNILRDSWKLAQHIVDDFWRRWVREYLPMLTRRTQWFEAVKPMKPGDLVVIVDENTRNSWERGRVLETFPDKSGQVRRATVQTARGVFARPAVKLAVLDVEGNYKKSDVYDSGTEMVHGAGDVADTPRCGEKVVNRLAEPSRAKRHCRAK